Within the Fischerella sp. PCC 9605 genome, the region CTTAGCAGAAAAAGTTGAACGGGCTACTTTTGTCGTCACCGTTAGTTCCTTTGGCAAAAGTCAGCTTTATCGTTGGTGTCCTCAACAGCAGTGGTCAAAAATTCATGTGGTTCGTTGTGGTGTAGATAATGCATTTCTGGATATAGCACCCACCGCTACACACTCCCAGCCACGCTTCGTCTGTGTTGCCAGGATGGGCGAAGCCAAGGGGCATCTGCTTTTAATGGATGCCGTAGCTCAATTAGTAGCCCTTGGCTTGCAGTTTCAGCTAGTATTGGTGGGCGATGGGCCTCTACGCGACGAAATTGAAAATGCGATCGCCCGACTCGGACTACAAGATTGTGTCAAAATCATCGGCTGGGCCAGCAATGCTGAGGTTCGTCAACAGATCCTAGCTGCACGAGCAATGGTGCTACCTAGCTTTGCTGAAGGTTTGCCAGTAGTACTCATGGAGGCTTTAGCACTAGGCTGTCCAGTTATCAGCACCTATATTGCCGGAATTCCAGAACTAGTAGAGCCGGGTGTCTGTGGTTGGCTAGTTCCACCCGGCTCAGTCGAAGCATTAGTAGCAGCTATGCGAGAAGCATTGCTGTTACCAATGAACAAGCTGGAACAAATGGGTATCCAAGGGCGAAAGCGAGTTATTCAACGGCATAATGCCACAGTTGAAGCTGGCCGCCTAGCGACACTATTTCGTTCTAGCATCGAGAATTCCAAAAATCAGGCAATTGAAATTTCGTCAACTGTTGATTATTCAAATAACCGTAATGTCGAGGAGAAAGTGCTACATCAAAACTTACTGAATTTCTCTGCTACCGATTTACCTTCTTCCCAGAAATCATGACCTCACTGAAGAAGCTTGCCATCAGTGGTACGGTTTGGACTATCGCTGGCTATGGAGTGAGCCAACTCCTGAGACTAGGCGGTAACTTGATTTTGACTCGTCTACTCTTCCCACAATTTTTTGGCCTGATGGGTCTGATCAGCATTTTCCTGATGGGCTTGCAGCTGTTCTCGGACATTGGTATTAATGAAAGCATCATCCAGAATAAGCGCGGGGATGAACCAAATTTTCTTAACACTGCCTGGAGCTTACAGGTTATTCGTGGCATTGGTTTGTGGTTATGTTGCGTTTTGATTGCTTGGCCGCTTGCTAAGTTTTACGGAGAACCCCAGTTCTTATTGTTGCTTCCGGTGGTTGGTCTGAGCACTGTGATCTCTGGCTTCAACTCCACTGCCTTATCCACGCTCAACCGTAATATGTTTGTCCGTGAGTTGGCACTTTTTGAACTTAAAGTGCAGGCGGTATCCCTGACAGTGATGATTATCTGGGCTTGGTTTAGTCCAACGATCTGGGCTCTTGTAATTGGTAACATTACAGCAGCTTTGCTACGTATGGTTTGGAGCCATCGCTTGAATTCTGGGCCACCTAATCGCTTTGCTTGGGATCGAGATGCAGTCAAAGCCATATTTTCTTTAGGTAGGTGGATATTTTTTTCGACGGCTTTATTCTTCTTAGCTGAACAATCTGACCGACTGATTCTCGGCAAATTGATTTCTATAGAGCTTTTGGGTATATATAGCATTGCTTTCACACTTGCTGACATCCCACGTCAGGTTCTTTTGGCGCTCAGTAGTAAAGTAATTTTTCCAGTTTTTTCTAAATTTGCTGACCTTCCTCGCGAAATCTTTCGTGAGAAAATTCAAAAGAACCGCAAGTTTATTTTGATCGCAATGGCATTGGGCTTGACGGTTCTAGTCAGCTTCGGAGATATCGTAATAATTACCCTGTACGATCGCAGGTATCTTCAAGCCGCGTGGATGTTACCGATTTTGGCATTAGGCATCTGGCCGCGAGTACTTACCCAAACAATTGATACGTCACTTTTGGCTGTTGGCAACGCTAAATATTTAGCAATTGGTAGTTTTTCCAAGTTTATTTTTATGATTCTTGGATTGCCCCTGGGATTTTACCTCATGGGTCTTCCTGGAGCTGTGATGACAGTTGCCCTTAATGACCTTCCCTTCTATAGCGTAATAATTTATGGTCTTTGGCGTGAGAAACTTGCCTGTATAAAACAAGATATTGAAGCTACTTTGATATTGTTTGCATTCATCAGTTTCGTGATGATTTTTAGAATCATTTTGGATTGGGGACTACCTATAAGTACTCTCTATAATTCTTGAACTTTATGAATTGTTGAGAAAAACAATGACTGTTTGTGCAATTTGTAATCACTCGCTCGGTAATAAATCTTATTTCGTACGAGAAATGATGTTTGGATTTAGAGATGAATTTGAATATTTTGAATGTGGTCAATGTGGATGCTTGCAGCTTAAAAATATTCCGGAAAATATTTCCAAATACTACCCTGATGATTTTTATTCTTTTCAAATTCCTGTAGTCGAAGAGGAAAACACACTTCAGTCTTTTCTCAGACATCAGAGAATGAAATACTTAATTGCTGGAAATACTTATTTGGAGCCTTTACTTTCAAAAATCCTGACCAAAATATCTGGCATACCTCAACCAATTTACTATGATTGGGTAAAAAAACTGAAATTACCTATGGATTCAAAAATTTTAGATGTAGGTTGTGGAGTTGGTAAATCTCTTCTGAGTATGCGCTCTGATGGGTTTACCGACCTCACAGGAATCGATCCTTTTATAGAAAAAGATATTTTCTATGAAAATGGAGTGAAAATTTTTAAGAAACACTTAGATGAAATGGAAGGGCAATTTGATTTCATCTTTCTCAACCATTCTTTTGAGCACATGCCCAACCCATTAGCTGTAATTAAGAAATTATATAGTCTATTAAAGAGCGATAAACATATAATTATTAGTATCCCATTAGCTTCTTCTTTTGCTTGGCGCAAATATGGTATTCATTGGGTACAAATAGACGCTCCACGTCATTTTTTTGTGCATACAATTAAAAGTATGGAAATTTTGGCAAATCAAGGAGGTTTTCAAATTGCAGATGTTGAATTTAACTCAAATTGTTTTCAGTTCTGGGGAAGCGAACAGTTTCTCAGAGACATACCCTTGATAGACAGTATTTCTTATGCTGTAAATCCTGAAAATTCTATTTTTTCTAAAAATGAAATCAAAAGCTTTGCGAAAAAGTCTACACAGCTAAATAAGGAAAAAGATGGCGATCAAGCAAGTTTTTACTTGTATAAACCTTAAAGGGGACTGGGGATTGGGGAACTCAGGGCCCCCACGACCGCTCTTAGTGGGGATTAGGGGCAACGGGGATTGGGTATAAGTTATTTCCCGATCGCCGTTCCCCGTTCCCTGTTAAGAGTTCCCTGTCTTTCTTAGGAACTAACTTACAACTACGTCAAACTCAATTTATATTTTTACTAAGTAAAGCTGATGAACCCTCTGGTATATATTGTCATGTTTGGCTGGATTCCGTTTGTCATCTATCTATTTAGGTGGGTGCCAGCTCAGAGGGCAGTGATTGTGTGTTTCATCATCGCGTGGCTATTCCTACCCGTCGTCAAGTTTCACTTCTCAGGTCTCCCAGACTATACCAAAATGTCAGCGACCTGTTATGGCATTCTATTAGCAACTATTATATTTGACATTAAACGCTTCAGTTCCTTTCAGCTAGGTTGGCTTGACCTGCCGATGTTAGTTTGGTGCTTATGCCCTCTCGCATCGTCAATTACTAATGGTTTGGGTTTATACGATGGGTTATCATCTGTTCTCGACCAAACTGTCACTTGGGGATTACCGTATTACCTGGGTCGATTGTATCTCAATAACCTGGATGGATTGCGTAAGTTAGCCATTGACATATTCATCGGCGGTTTAATCTATATCCCTCTGTGCTTATTTGAACTCCGCATGAGTCCACAGTTGCACCGAATATTTTACGGCTTCCACGCACGCAGCGCTTTTGGCCAAACAATCCGAGGTGGAGGATACAGGCCAACAGTTTTTATGGAACACGGCCTCATGGTTGGTGCGTGGATGATGGCAGCTGCACTACTTGGTGTTTGGTTGTGGAAGGCTGGCATTATCAAGCAAGTCTGGGGTATTTCAGTTAAGTGGCTTGTAGCTGCATTAATAATAACAACCATATTAGTAAAATCCACAGGTGCGGTAATTTTACTGGTACTGGGGCTGTGCATCTTATTCTTTTCCAATAGGTTTCGTACTTCCCTGCTGATATTGATGGCGATCGCCGCGATCTCATCACATGTGTATCTGGGAGTGAGCGGACAATTTCCTGCAGATCAAATTGTTGCTGTTGTATCCAATGTGTTCAATGAAGAACGAGCACAATCAGTGCAGTTTAGATTTGAGAATGAAAAGCTCCTTTCCGAAAAGGCGCGGGAGAGAATCGTTTTTGGGTGGGGAGGATGGGGACGCAGCCGCGTGTATGACGAGTGGGGAAAGGATATTTCAGTCACTGATAGTTTGTGGATTCTTGCTTTTGGCACTAAGGGGTTAGTAGGCATCATCAGCTTAATGGCATCGATATTACTGCCGGCGATCGCATTTGTGCTACTTTACCCGGCTCAGATGTGGAATCACCACAAAGTGGCATCAGTTGCAGCTCTAGCAGTGCTTTTGGTTTTGTATATGTTGGACTGTCTGCTAAACGCGATGATCAACCCCATCTACATACTCGCATGTGGTGGCATAGCAGGGCTGGTAATCAAGCAAACAACAATTAGTAAAGAAATCAAGCAATTAGAAACTCATATACCTCGTTATAGATAAGGAACTTTTAAATAAAAAATATCCAATCGCTCGCAAGACGAGGGAGACAAGGAAGACAAGGAGGAAGAAGTTGTTGGATGCAGGAGGAGTTTTCTAAGAGCAAT harbors:
- a CDS encoding glycosyltransferase, coding for MSFTIAYLINQYPKVSHSFIRREINSLETYGIKIQRFAIRSCSTELVDEVDKLEQQKTQVVLGIGIVGLLIALLRTVLVRPIRFLQALWLTLKLGWRSERGLWYHLIYLAEACVLLRWWTDAGIVHVHAHFGTNSTTVAMLCRAIGGPPYSFTVHGPEEFDSVKSLALAEKVERATFVVTVSSFGKSQLYRWCPQQQWSKIHVVRCGVDNAFLDIAPTATHSQPRFVCVARMGEAKGHLLLMDAVAQLVALGLQFQLVLVGDGPLRDEIENAIARLGLQDCVKIIGWASNAEVRQQILAARAMVLPSFAEGLPVVLMEALALGCPVISTYIAGIPELVEPGVCGWLVPPGSVEALVAAMREALLLPMNKLEQMGIQGRKRVIQRHNATVEAGRLATLFRSSIENSKNQAIEISSTVDYSNNRNVEEKVLHQNLLNFSATDLPSSQKS
- a CDS encoding oligosaccharide flippase family protein — translated: MTSLKKLAISGTVWTIAGYGVSQLLRLGGNLILTRLLFPQFFGLMGLISIFLMGLQLFSDIGINESIIQNKRGDEPNFLNTAWSLQVIRGIGLWLCCVLIAWPLAKFYGEPQFLLLLPVVGLSTVISGFNSTALSTLNRNMFVRELALFELKVQAVSLTVMIIWAWFSPTIWALVIGNITAALLRMVWSHRLNSGPPNRFAWDRDAVKAIFSLGRWIFFSTALFFLAEQSDRLILGKLISIELLGIYSIAFTLADIPRQVLLALSSKVIFPVFSKFADLPREIFREKIQKNRKFILIAMALGLTVLVSFGDIVIITLYDRRYLQAAWMLPILALGIWPRVLTQTIDTSLLAVGNAKYLAIGSFSKFIFMILGLPLGFYLMGLPGAVMTVALNDLPFYSVIIYGLWREKLACIKQDIEATLILFAFISFVMIFRIILDWGLPISTLYNS
- a CDS encoding class I SAM-dependent methyltransferase; this encodes MTVCAICNHSLGNKSYFVREMMFGFRDEFEYFECGQCGCLQLKNIPENISKYYPDDFYSFQIPVVEEENTLQSFLRHQRMKYLIAGNTYLEPLLSKILTKISGIPQPIYYDWVKKLKLPMDSKILDVGCGVGKSLLSMRSDGFTDLTGIDPFIEKDIFYENGVKIFKKHLDEMEGQFDFIFLNHSFEHMPNPLAVIKKLYSLLKSDKHIIISIPLASSFAWRKYGIHWVQIDAPRHFFVHTIKSMEILANQGGFQIADVEFNSNCFQFWGSEQFLRDIPLIDSISYAVNPENSIFSKNEIKSFAKKSTQLNKEKDGDQASFYLYKP
- a CDS encoding O-antigen ligase domain-containing protein; this encodes MSATCYGILLATIIFDIKRFSSFQLGWLDLPMLVWCLCPLASSITNGLGLYDGLSSVLDQTVTWGLPYYLGRLYLNNLDGLRKLAIDIFIGGLIYIPLCLFELRMSPQLHRIFYGFHARSAFGQTIRGGGYRPTVFMEHGLMVGAWMMAAALLGVWLWKAGIIKQVWGISVKWLVAALIITTILVKSTGAVILLVLGLCILFFSNRFRTSLLILMAIAAISSHVYLGVSGQFPADQIVAVVSNVFNEERAQSVQFRFENEKLLSEKARERIVFGWGGWGRSRVYDEWGKDISVTDSLWILAFGTKGLVGIISLMASILLPAIAFVLLYPAQMWNHHKVASVAALAVLLVLYMLDCLLNAMINPIYILACGGIAGLVIKQTTISKEIKQLETHIPRYR